The following are encoded together in the Streptomyces tsukubensis genome:
- a CDS encoding mandelate racemase/muconate lactonizing enzyme family protein gives MRIRDVRARLIELPYPRPFRPSWAPEGGHRSMSAVIVEVETEDGIVGVSGGDMGHGTGPILLEAIRTWLRPQLVGLDIFETQGIANRLRYVAEYVFPRPWVVGVAVWDAVGKACGQPLHRLWGGDPSPVRAYASFGEVRGAQQRAEDALRVVEEGFTGIKLRVHADTIAEDVAQVAAVREAVGPDVALMVDANQAAASWRYRPDGTRMIWDFDRALATARELADLDVAWLEEPLGRHDYRSLRELTAASPIPIAGGEHNRGFGHLVHLLEDDCFNIYQPDANESEEIGALRMFGMMAAARQRKVIPHAWATGLGVAGNLQLCASLPNCEWLEYPYDPPVIVPDVFHVMLTRPLLPDASGNVPLPEGPGIGVELDHAAMEPLTVQQV, from the coding sequence ATGCGCATACGAGACGTCCGCGCCCGGCTCATCGAACTGCCCTACCCGCGTCCGTTCCGGCCCTCCTGGGCGCCGGAGGGCGGCCACCGCTCAATGTCGGCCGTGATCGTCGAGGTGGAGACGGAGGACGGCATCGTCGGAGTGTCCGGCGGGGACATGGGTCACGGCACCGGGCCGATACTCCTTGAGGCGATCCGTACGTGGCTGCGCCCCCAGCTCGTCGGCCTCGACATCTTCGAGACCCAGGGCATCGCCAACCGGCTGCGGTACGTGGCCGAATACGTCTTTCCCCGGCCCTGGGTGGTGGGTGTCGCCGTCTGGGACGCCGTGGGCAAGGCCTGCGGACAGCCGCTGCACAGACTGTGGGGCGGCGACCCGTCCCCCGTGCGCGCGTACGCCAGCTTCGGCGAGGTGCGCGGCGCCCAGCAGCGGGCCGAAGACGCCCTCAGAGTGGTCGAGGAGGGGTTCACCGGCATCAAGCTGCGGGTCCACGCGGACACGATCGCCGAGGACGTCGCACAGGTGGCGGCCGTGCGGGAGGCGGTCGGTCCTGATGTCGCACTCATGGTGGACGCCAACCAGGCCGCCGCATCTTGGCGTTACCGTCCCGACGGCACCCGGATGATCTGGGACTTCGACCGGGCACTGGCCACGGCCAGGGAGTTGGCCGATCTCGATGTGGCCTGGCTGGAGGAACCACTCGGCCGTCACGACTACCGTTCCCTGCGGGAACTGACGGCCGCGTCCCCCATCCCGATCGCGGGCGGCGAGCACAATCGCGGCTTCGGCCACCTCGTGCACCTGCTGGAGGACGACTGCTTCAACATCTACCAGCCGGACGCCAACGAGAGCGAGGAGATCGGCGCGCTACGGATGTTCGGGATGATGGCCGCCGCGCGACAGCGCAAGGTGATCCCGCACGCCTGGGCGACGGGCCTGGGCGTGGCGGGCAACCTGCAGTTGTGTGCTTCGCTGCCGAACTGCGAGTGGCTGGAGTATCCGTACGACCCCCCGGTGATCGTGCCGGACGTCTTCCACGTGATGCTCACCCGGCCACTGCTGCCTGACGCCTCGGGGAACGTACCGCTCCCCGAGGGGCCGGGGATCGGTGTCGAACTTGACCACGCGGCGATGGAGCCGCTGACCGTACAGCAGGTGTGA
- a CDS encoding carbohydrate ABC transporter permease, translating into MSGRTMTPRGLLPFRRGTRLGEPGTAWLFLTPALVLLGGMLLYPIAYTVWVSFSSFDLAKFEPSGWVGWNNYRLVLEDPGFIKSLKVTGVYLVLALPLQMVLGFAIAFLLNVEWKGRGVLRALFLIPMVVAPVVAGGIWRMLLDPMWGIVNHVLGLVGLGPVEWLGDPNLAMVSLVVIDTWRWTPFVVLIASAGIMALPSEVYEAARMDGASAWRTLWRITLPLLVPVMSAAFIVRWLGAVKMFDIALAATKGGPGQATDVVNLYIYDKGFRSLEFGSASSMATLVLLLTLVVTYALFWITRRLENRW; encoded by the coding sequence GTGAGCGGCCGCACGATGACACCCCGCGGGCTGCTGCCGTTCCGCCGCGGCACACGGCTCGGCGAGCCCGGCACCGCGTGGCTGTTCCTCACCCCCGCGCTCGTACTGCTCGGCGGCATGCTGCTCTACCCGATCGCCTACACGGTCTGGGTCAGCTTCTCCTCCTTCGACCTCGCGAAGTTCGAGCCCTCCGGCTGGGTGGGCTGGAACAACTACCGGCTGGTGCTTGAGGATCCGGGTTTCATCAAGTCCCTGAAGGTGACCGGCGTCTATCTGGTGCTCGCTCTCCCGCTCCAAATGGTGCTGGGGTTCGCCATCGCCTTTCTGCTCAACGTCGAGTGGAAGGGGCGCGGGGTGCTGCGGGCGCTGTTCCTGATTCCGATGGTGGTCGCCCCCGTCGTCGCGGGCGGCATCTGGCGGATGCTGCTCGACCCTATGTGGGGCATCGTCAACCACGTTCTGGGACTGGTCGGACTCGGGCCCGTGGAGTGGCTCGGTGACCCGAACCTGGCCATGGTCAGCCTCGTGGTGATCGACACCTGGCGCTGGACGCCCTTCGTGGTTCTCATCGCCTCCGCCGGGATCATGGCGCTGCCCTCGGAGGTGTACGAGGCGGCCCGCATGGACGGCGCGTCCGCGTGGCGCACCCTGTGGCGGATCACGCTGCCGCTCCTCGTACCGGTCATGTCGGCCGCGTTCATCGTGCGGTGGCTGGGTGCGGTGAAGATGTTCGACATCGCACTGGCGGCCACCAAGGGCGGCCCGGGACAGGCCACCGACGTGGTGAACCTCTACATCTACGACAAGGGTTTCCGCAGCCTGGAGTTCGGCAGCGCGTCCTCCATGGCCACCCTGGTGCTGCTGCTGACGCTGGTGGTCACCTACGCCCTCTTCTGGATAACACGGCGGCTGGAGAACCGATGGTGA
- a CDS encoding ABC transporter substrate-binding protein: MRRIPAPATVAAALALLAAGCTSPPQEGSAGSLGTDRKPVEIRVLANDAFAKQWQDKLVPRFREEYPNIKVRVDGLPYDDQLPKTMLDLTGVKPTYDIVLADDPWIPRLAESGALLDLRKDSVGKFTDKAYDWDDFTPSDLAAGQAQGHQYAVPVRTNLMLMFYNKALYKKAGVAEPDERTTWKQYLKDAGKLDQDTDGDGKKDSWAVGTYFTKDPLTPTIWQSILNADGGQLMDSQHHVTFNNAKGVKALQTHVDLLKHAPPGASTYQFNEPLEAFRQGRTATMFMWGSVYKGTALDKASTKLAPGDVGITTMPAGSAGPSTHRGIWSAAVTKKSPHQAAAWTFLQWVTSKKGEKWAGAHLGSFPARRSTLAAPPAAWLGPVYDAIKKGDKAVQAGKMYRPRLPESDAVQQILALQTSRAMSGETSAKGALDQAEEDMSKLLAAKGYDQ, translated from the coding sequence ATGCGCAGAATCCCCGCGCCGGCCACCGTCGCGGCGGCCCTGGCCCTGCTGGCCGCCGGCTGTACCTCGCCCCCGCAGGAGGGCAGTGCGGGCAGTCTCGGCACCGACCGAAAGCCGGTGGAGATACGGGTGCTGGCCAACGACGCCTTCGCCAAGCAGTGGCAGGACAAGCTCGTCCCGCGGTTCCGCGAGGAGTACCCGAACATCAAGGTCAGGGTCGACGGCCTGCCCTATGACGACCAGTTGCCGAAGACCATGCTGGATCTGACCGGCGTCAAACCGACGTACGACATCGTGCTCGCCGACGACCCGTGGATACCCAGGCTCGCGGAAAGCGGCGCGCTCCTCGACCTTCGCAAGGACAGCGTCGGCAAATTCACGGACAAGGCCTACGACTGGGACGACTTCACACCCTCCGACCTCGCGGCCGGACAGGCCCAGGGCCATCAGTACGCCGTCCCCGTACGCACCAACCTGATGCTGATGTTCTACAACAAGGCCCTTTACAAGAAGGCCGGGGTCGCCGAACCCGACGAGCGGACGACCTGGAAGCAGTACCTCAAGGACGCCGGCAAGCTCGACCAGGACACCGACGGCGACGGCAAGAAGGACTCCTGGGCGGTCGGCACGTACTTCACCAAGGACCCTCTGACCCCCACCATCTGGCAGTCGATCCTCAACGCCGACGGCGGGCAGCTGATGGACAGCCAACACCACGTGACGTTCAACAACGCAAAGGGCGTCAAAGCGTTGCAGACCCACGTCGACCTGCTCAAACACGCGCCACCCGGGGCGAGTACCTACCAGTTCAACGAGCCGCTGGAGGCGTTCCGGCAGGGCAGGACGGCCACCATGTTCATGTGGGGCAGCGTCTACAAGGGCACCGCCCTCGACAAGGCGTCGACGAAGCTCGCTCCCGGAGACGTCGGCATCACCACCATGCCCGCCGGTTCGGCAGGACCCAGCACGCACCGCGGCATCTGGTCCGCCGCTGTCACGAAGAAATCTCCCCATCAGGCCGCGGCCTGGACGTTCCTGCAGTGGGTGACCTCGAAGAAGGGTGAGAAGTGGGCCGGCGCCCATCTGGGCTCGTTCCCCGCCCGACGGTCCACGCTGGCCGCACCTCCTGCCGCCTGGCTGGGCCCCGTGTACGACGCCATCAAGAAGGGGGACAAGGCGGTGCAGGCCGGGAAGATGTACCGTCCCAGGCTCCCGGAGTCCGACGCCGTCCAGCAGATCCTCGCCCTGCAGACCAGTAGGGCGATGTCCGGCGAGACGAGCGCGAAGGGCGCACTCGACCAGGCGGAAGAGGACATGTCCAAGCTCCTCGCGGCAAAGGGGTACGACCAGTGA
- a CDS encoding replication initiator — translation MVTISLPAVDTRFSYSSTCCRSGLPSRCRVNHPDFDRAQQQIERLGGCTEPVRLTGHTTTVDTTTGEVLRAYTSSDEPTGSLLTACGNRRSSRCPACSRLYAADTYHLIRAGLSGGKTVPDTVRTHPRVFATLTAPSFGPVHNRPDARPCHCGTRHEPADPLLGTPLNPAMYDYAGAVLFNVHAGALWARFTTYLRREIATRLGLTQKAAHAVLRVSFAKVAEYQKRGLVHFHAVIPLDGPEGSTQPPPRYATVSVLTDAIRAAASRVRITVESDAVGERELAWGEQLDVREIAAFGTDAELTDQAVAAYVAKHVTKSADASGTLDRALFCRPCPGRGATLLPQGTPLPCTACGGTGQARPLPRLGVARHVRQMIRTCWELGRLPEFAGLKLWKWAHMLGFRGHFSAKSRRYSTTLSALRGVRRAWRTERAGTSPPTSPSTPPRAPRPPPAPSTAASASSPNSRATTSPTTPAD, via the coding sequence GTGGTCACGATCAGCCTGCCCGCGGTCGACACACGGTTCTCGTACAGCAGCACCTGCTGTCGCTCAGGGTTACCCTCGCGCTGCCGGGTCAACCACCCCGACTTCGACCGCGCACAGCAGCAGATCGAACGCCTCGGAGGATGCACCGAACCCGTACGCCTGACCGGCCACACCACCACCGTCGACACCACGACGGGTGAGGTACTGCGCGCCTATACCTCCTCCGACGAACCGACGGGCAGCCTGCTCACCGCGTGCGGCAACCGCCGCTCCTCACGCTGCCCGGCCTGCTCCCGCCTCTACGCCGCCGACACCTACCACCTCATCCGCGCCGGCCTCTCCGGCGGCAAGACCGTGCCCGACACCGTCCGCACCCACCCCCGTGTCTTCGCCACCCTCACCGCCCCCTCCTTCGGCCCCGTCCACAACCGCCCCGACGCCCGCCCTTGCCACTGCGGCACCCGCCACGAACCCGCTGACCCTCTGCTCGGCACACCGCTGAATCCGGCGATGTACGACTACGCGGGCGCAGTCCTCTTCAACGTCCACGCCGGGGCCTTGTGGGCCCGCTTCACCACCTACCTGCGCCGTGAGATCGCCACCCGACTCGGCCTGACCCAGAAGGCCGCCCACGCGGTCCTGCGAGTGTCCTTCGCCAAGGTCGCCGAGTACCAGAAGCGCGGCCTGGTCCACTTCCATGCCGTGATCCCGCTCGACGGCCCCGAAGGCAGCACTCAGCCCCCACCTCGGTACGCCACCGTCTCAGTGCTCACCGACGCCATCCGGGCCGCCGCCTCGCGGGTCCGCATCACGGTCGAGTCGGACGCGGTCGGGGAACGCGAACTCGCCTGGGGCGAACAGCTCGACGTCCGCGAGATCGCCGCCTTCGGCACCGACGCCGAACTGACCGATCAAGCGGTCGCCGCCTACGTAGCCAAGCACGTCACCAAGTCCGCCGACGCCTCCGGCACCCTTGACCGTGCCCTGTTCTGCCGTCCCTGCCCGGGACGCGGCGCCACCCTCTTGCCCCAGGGGACCCCGCTGCCGTGCACCGCGTGCGGCGGCACCGGGCAGGCCCGGCCCCTGCCACGCCTTGGCGTCGCCCGGCACGTGCGGCAGATGATCCGCACCTGCTGGGAGCTGGGCAGGCTGCCGGAGTTCGCTGGCCTGAAGCTTTGGAAGTGGGCTCACATGCTCGGCTTCCGGGGCCACTTCTCCGCGAAATCCCGCCGCTACTCCACCACCCTCAGCGCGCTGCGTGGCGTCCGCCGGGCCTGGCGTACCGAACGGGCCGGCACGTCGCCGCCTACATCGCCAAGTACGCCACCAAGGGCGCCGAGACCACCACCGGCACCCTCGACCGCCGCCTCCGCTTCCTCGCCGAACTCGCGGGCCACGACATCACCGACCACGCCCGCCGACTGA